DNA sequence from the Streptomyces canus genome:
CGAGCTGACGCCCGCTGATAAGGACTGGTCTTCGCCCCCCTCACTAGTGCGAAAATGGGCAGCACTATGAGCAAGGGAATGTACGTACCGAAGGAGTCCCAGCCGAAGCAGGGTGGCGGGGGCGGCAAGGCCCAGGACGGGGAGAAGGGCGGCAAGCGCAAGATCGTCGCCCAGAACAAGAAGGCCCGGCACGACTACGCGATCATCGACACCTTCGAGGCCGGGCTGGTCCTCATGGGGACCGAGGTCAAGTCGTTGCGCGAGGGCCGAACCTCGCTGACCGACGGCTTCGTCCAGATCGACGGGGGCGAGGCGTGGCTGCACAACGCCCACATCCCGGAGTATCACCAGGGCAGCTGGACCAATCACTCCGCGCGCCGCAAGCGCAAGCTGCTGCTGCACCGCGAGGAGATCGACAAGCTGGAGTCGAAGGCCCAGGAGACGGGCCACACGATCGTGCCCCTCGCCCTGTACTTCAGGGACGGCCGGGCGAAGGCCGAGATCGCGCTCGCGCGAGGCAAGAAGGAGTACGACAAGCGGCAGACCCTGCGCGAGAAGCAGGACCGGCGGGAGTCGGACCGGGCGATCGCGGCGGCGAAGCGGAAGCAACGGGCCCAGGCCCAGTAGGAATAGGCTGGCACCGTCGTGCGTTGGTCACGTACGATGGGTCCTGCACCTCACCGAGGGTGCGCGCTCCTCTTCGGAGCATTGAAAAAACAACATGGGGATGATCGGTTTCGACAGCGGCTGTTGAAGCAGGGGAAGCGTGTCGAGGAAGCGGCAATGATCTCGTTAACCATATGTCGCAACCAATAATCGCCAATTCCAAGAGCGATTCCCGCGCCTTCGCCCTCGCTGCCTAATAAGCAGTGAGTGAAGGCCCTAACGGGTGTCAGCCCGGGAGTGTTCCCGACCCGGACCCTGGCATAATCTAGGGGACTAAACCATCGAGCCCGGTCACGGGGTTCGATGGGAAATCAAACAGTGACTGGGCCCGTCGGCGACTTGTTCGCGTGATCGCCGGGGCCGAGAAAATCGCAGCGAACTGCACACGGAGAAGCCCTGATTCTGCACCGTTGGACGCGGGTTCGATTCCCGCCATCTCCACTCGCCTCTTTCGAGAGGCAACCCCATGTTTCTCATTGAACACAGTGCGAAGGCCCCGCTGCTTCACGGCAGCGGGGCCTTCGCCATGTCCTGTCCTGGACTGTCCGGACCGCCCCAGGCTTCACATGTTTCCCACATGTGACCCGGAAAACTCTTGTCCTGCACCCGACATGTATGTCTAAGGTAAGCGCCGCGCCGGACGGAGCCGACCACTCCGCCGCAGGGCGCGTACACCGGCGACCGGGGGAACACCGTCGCCACGGGGAGGACAACCACCATGCCGAGATATCGGCTCTTCACGCATGCCCGCCCGCGATCCGGGCTCCTGACACCTGTGCTGACGTCCGTCGTCGCCGTGGCCCTGATCGGCTCAGTGGCCGTACAGCCCGACCTGATCAGCCGGTACGCGGCCGACGACATGGCTTCCGTGGCCGACACCTCGGACAGCGGCGACAGCTACGACGGCTTCGACGCCAAGGCCGCCGAGCAGCTCCGCCAGGACCAGTGTCTGCTGGGCGAGACCCTGCGCATGGGCGGCCAGGCCATGTTCGGCGTCGCGCAGGACGGGCTGAACCAGACACCGGACAAGCTGCACACCGCGGCCAACCGGCAGTACTGGGAGACCACTCCGTTGTCGACGGCGTTCCGGCAGGACAGGGACGCCGCCAACGAAGAGGGTTCCGCCCTCTACGACCACATCCGGGACTTCCAGATCTCCGGCCTGCCCCAGCCGGGCGGCTTCACGTCGAAGGTCGACTTCGAGTGGCCGCCCGGCATCAGCGGTGACGACCGCCCCAACTTCTTCCAGCAGACCGGCATCTCCAAGTGGATCTGGGAACAGTTCTGGAAGTCCGAGGGCGACTTCTACCGTGACCTGACCCCGAAGGCCGACGAGGCCACCGTCAAGGCGGTCAAGGACCTGGGTGACCCGCTGTACGGCGGCGACCTCGACCCGACGCTGCCCAACTGGAACCAGAGGTACGAGGAACACCAGGCCTACGACCACCTGGTGAACTGGTCCACGGAGCCGACGGCCGCCGACAACGCCCGGCTCTTCCTGTCGTACGGCGGCTTCCCGCGCACCGCGCCCGACCCGGGCAGCGTCGAGTACCGCATCGCCGTGGAGGACCTGAAGACCCGGTTCGCGTCCTGCGCCTGGCGCACCCCCGTCGACCCGAACAAGGTGCTCGGCAAGGAGGTCGCCGCCGCGTCCGCCGAGTGGCAGCAGGAGATCGCCGCGCAGGCCTCCCCGCGCAACCAGCTCCTGACCGCCAACAAGACCGCCACCAAGGCCCTCGCCACCGGCTCCAAGGCGCTCGGCGAACTGCTCGGGCTCTCCTGGCGCGCCGACCACCTGGTCCGCTGGCAGGACTACTGGTCGGCCGGAGGCCCCGGCTGGATCGGCACCAGTCCCTTCGTCGTGCACGCCCACGGGGCCACCGACAAGTGCCTGGACGTGGCGGGCGGCAAGAAGGACAACGGCACGCCCGTGCAGATCTACACCTGCAACGGCAGCGCCGGGCAGAAGTGGCAGATCGACGGCGACCGTCTGGTCAACCCCAACTCGGGCAAGTGCCTGACCGTCAAGGGCGGCGCGAGCGCCAACGGCACGGCTGTGCAGATCTCCACCTGCGGGACCGGAGCCTCGCAGAAGTGGCAGTACGGCACCCACGGCACCTCGCGGCTGTACAACCCGGGCACCGGCAACTGTCTCGACCTCGCGGACTACACCAACAGCCGCGACGGCCGGATGTGGGACTGCACCGGCAAGGCCCCGCAGCAGTTCGACGTCGTCCCGTCCGGACACCAGGGCGCCGACGACGACCTCGACTACCCGACCAAGGCCCAGTTCGACAAGGCGGCCAAGGGTGTCACGGACGCCCAGGCCGCGGCGAAGAAGCAGGTCGACCTGCTCAAGGCCCAGGCCACGGCGGCGAAGACGGCCGCCACCACGTCGGACACCGCGCTGACGGCGGCGTACGGCATCGCCGACAAGGCGGGTGCGCCGCGTGGCCGTGGCCTGCTCGTCGGGCAGCAGAAGGCCCAGGTCACCAAGGCCTCGTCCGCCGCGCTGGACGCCCTGGCCAAGGCCGGTG
Encoded proteins:
- the smpB gene encoding SsrA-binding protein SmpB, translated to MYVPKESQPKQGGGGGKAQDGEKGGKRKIVAQNKKARHDYAIIDTFEAGLVLMGTEVKSLREGRTSLTDGFVQIDGGEAWLHNAHIPEYHQGSWTNHSARRKRKLLLHREEIDKLESKAQETGHTIVPLALYFRDGRAKAEIALARGKKEYDKRQTLREKQDRRESDRAIAAAKRKQRAQAQ